AAAACCTCTATTAACATAGAGATAGCGACCATTACTTTCATAAAGATCCATCCATTTTTTGTAACGATATTCTATGGGGGACCATTTCACATTTTTGAGATCGACCCCAAACTGCATGCCGTGTGTATGCCCAGACAAAGTAAGGTGTACAAAGTTAGGATTGTTTTTCACGGCATAATCAAAATGTGTAGGATCATGCGACATCAAAATTTTAACAGCATCACTTGGTACATTTTCTAAAGCTTTGTCCAAATCGCCATATTGAGGAAATGGTTTTTCGCCCCAGTTTTCAACACCGAGAAGGTAGATTTTTTCGTCGTTTTTTTCAATGCTAAGATGCTCATTTCTTAACACTCTGAAGCCTGCTTCTTTTTGATATTGAATAAGTTTAGGAACATTTTGGTATTCCTCTTCCTTAGAATTAAATTTACCATACTTACCATAGTCATGATTGCCAAGTATAGAAAATTTGCCATCTTTTGCCTGGATGCTTTTAAATAAATTAATAAACGGCTGAAACTCTTCCGCATAATTATTCACCATATCACCCGTAAATAGGACTAAATCTGGTTTTTGTTGATTAATTAAATCAATGGCATGTTGCAACTTCGACGGATCTTGAAATGTACCGCTGTGTACATCCGAGATTTGAACAATTTTGTAAGCTTTAAAACTTTTGGGAAGATTTTTTAA
This genomic stretch from Chryseobacterium sp. POL2 harbors:
- a CDS encoding metallophosphoesterase, which gives rise to MMKNILGIIAFFVLIEFYIYQAVRTVVSNTWARAVYWVVTVSIYALLIFLVTQFDRTNRSPMQVNLIMGLILVFAIPKLLTFFFLLIEDIIRLLRFGVQSFSSGQTGHYPSRRKFVSLIGLGTAGIMSYAFLDGIIFGKYRHRVRKVKLKLKNLPKSFKAYKIVQISDVHSGTFQDPSKLQHAIDLINQQKPDLVLFTGDMVNNYAEEFQPFINLFKSIQAKDGKFSILGNHDYGKYGKFNSKEEEYQNVPKLIQYQKEAGFRVLRNEHLSIEKNDEKIYLLGVENWGEKPFPQYGDLDKALENVPSDAVKILMSHDPTHFDYAVKNNPNFVHLTLSGHTHGMQFGVDLKNVKWSPIEYRYKKWMDLYESNGRYLYVNRGFGVIGYSGRVGILPEITLFELS